gaatcagaatcagaatcatctttattggccaagtatgtagaacacacaaggaatttgtctccggtataacacgctgcattagtatcatcgtaaacaaggacatgacaaataggtatgcaaggacatttcgtaatgtaagtgagacaatgtgcaaagtatcaagcagagctaaagtgatcagtggtagaatacaatatgatgtttgtacagttggtgcagaaaatcattgaaccattttagagtgaccagcagcagtatttgtagtacaagaagattGACTacgtgactgtttagggagttaatggctagagggaagaagctgtttaagtgtctgctggatttggtgcgtaTGGATCTGTAGCggctgcctgaggggagtagctggaaaaggtggtgggcagggtgcgggtgatccaggaggattttctctgcccttgtctggattcttgcagtgtgcaagtcctcaagagtgggtagggtggtgccaatgattttttctgccgtcctaactgtccgttgaagtcgggttttgtccttttttgtggcggccccaaaccaaaccgtgatggaagaacacaggattgattcgatgactgccgtgtagaactggaactgtggcaggccatgcttcctcagcagcctcaggaagtacatcctctgatgggcccttttcaggatggagatggtgttgacctcccacttcatgtcctgggagactgtgattcccaggaacttgaaggtctcgacggttgacacagggcagttggatagtgttaggggcaactgtggagaagaatgtttcctgaagtccacgatcatctctacagtcttgagcgtgttcagcccgaggttgtgttggctgcatcagagctccagctgctacACTTGTTAGCAGTACgtagactcgtcgccgtctttgatgagaccgatgaccgtggtgtcgtctgcgaactttatgagtttgacagctggatctgttgagatgcaatcgtttgtgtagagggagaagagcagtggagagaggacacatccctgtggggctccagtgctggtggtgcgtgttgatgatgttgttgctcccagtctcacctgttgtgtccgtcccgtcaggaagctgaggatccactggcagatcgtaggggacacactgaggtggagaagtttgggagtgacgagttccgggatgatggtgctGAATGCAgaactgaaatccacaaacagaattcttgcttaggtccctgtgctgtcgaggtgctcaaggatgtagtgcagacctatgttgactgcgtcttccacagacctgtttgcccggtaggcaaaccgGAGAGGGTCcacaggggtccggtgacgttctttaggtggttcagcacaaggtgttcaaaggacttcatgaccacagacgtcagggcgacaggcctatagtcgttcattTCCGAtattgccgatttcttgggaactgggatgatggtagactgtttgaagtaggatgggacctcacacagctccagggatctgttgaagatttgtgtgaagaccagaGCCAGCTGgacagcgcagactttcaggcaggagggggacactttgtcgggccccgcagctttcttgatcttctgctgcttgaagagccgtctcatgtCCTGTTCGTGgttctgtagtggagaaaaagagggtgggggagtAGATCAAGtcgtttctggtagaggtgggtgtgtgtgggaaatgggggtgtccttttcaaatcggcagaaaaacatgttt
The DNA window shown above is from Hippocampus zosterae strain Florida chromosome 9, ASM2543408v3, whole genome shotgun sequence and carries:
- the LOC127607160 gene encoding uncharacterized protein LOC127607160 isoform X1, which gives rise to MIVDFRKHSSPQLPLTLSNCPVSTVETFKFLGITVSQDMKWEVNTISILKRAHQRMYFLRLLRKHGLPQFQFYTAVIESILCSSITVWFGAATKKDKTRLQRTVRTAEKIIGTTLPTLEDLHTARIQTRAEKILLDHPHPAHHLFQLLPSGSRYRSIRTKSSRHLNSFFPLAINSLNSHVVNLLVLQILLLVTLKWFNDFLHQLYKHHIVFYH